Proteins encoded within one genomic window of Capsicum annuum cultivar UCD-10X-F1 unplaced genomic scaffold, UCD10Xv1.1 ctg64104, whole genome shotgun sequence:
- the LOC124893710 gene encoding uncharacterized protein LOC124893710 codes for MSNLSKLEFVALDISKKNYLSWVLDAEIHLAAKGLSATITLDNATSSQYKAKTMIFLRHHLDEGLKIVFQLKLYGKTINDEDMMKKTPTTFHASNVKKGFQKYSELISCLLVAVQHNALLMKNHEARPTEAVPLPEANGVQAHGQPERWPDRGHNNMRGRGNGRGQYNNRRSGGNQKGENQMGPQNNP; via the exons ATGTCAAACTTATCGAAACTTGAGTTTGTGGCACTTGAcatctctaaaaaaaattacttgtcaTGGGTTCTCGACGCTGAGATTCACCTAGCTGCTAAGGGTCTTAGTGCTACTATTACTCTGGATAATGCAACGTCGAGTCAGTACAAGGCCAAGACTATGATTTTCCTTCGTCATCATCTGGATGAAGGACTGAAG ATTGTTTTCCAATTGAAATTATATGGGAAAACTATAAATGATGAGGACATGATGAAAAAAACACCAACTACTTTTCATGCCTCAAATGTGAAAAAGGGCTTTCAAAAGTATTCTGAATTGATCTCATGCCTTCTAGTGGCTGTGCAACATAATGCccttttgatgaaaaatcatgaagcaCGGCCCACTGAAGCTGTTCCACTACCGGAAGCAAATGGGGTACAAGCACATGGCCAGCCTGAAAGATGGCCAGATCGGGGTCATAATAATATGCGTGGACGTGGCAATGGCAGGGGACAATATAATAATCGTCGTAGTGGTGGTAACCAAAAAGGGGAGAACCAAATGGGTCCCCAAAACAATCCCTGA